A window of Mycolicibacterium holsaticum DSM 44478 = JCM 12374 genomic DNA:
GACTCGCCCCCGGCAACGATGTGAGCGTATCGGGCACCAAGGTGGGTTTGGTGCAGGATATCTCGTTGCAGCGCGGCAAGGCGCTCGTGACCTTCACTGTCGACGGAAGGGTGCCCCTGGGCTCCCAGACCACGGCGCATATTCGAACCGGCTCCCTCCTTGGTAAGCGGAAGCTGACGCTGGAGTCCGATGGTCAGGAGGCACTTCGGCCGCTGTCTACGATTCCGCTGTCGCAAACGTCGTCTCCTTACTCGTTGACCGACGCGGTGGGGGAGCTCACCACCAATGTCGCGGGTACTGACACGCAGATGCTGAACCAGTCCTTGGACATGTTGTCCACCACGATCGATCAAGTCGCGCCCCAACTCGGCCCGACGTTCGATGGGTTGAGCCGCCTTTCCCAATCGCTGAACAATCGCAACGGATTGCTGGGCGATCTCCTCAAGGGTGCTAGTGACGTGAGCGGGGTTCTTTCCGAACAAAGCCGGCGGATCAACGCGCTCATCCTCAATGCCAACGACCTGCTTGAGGTGTTCAACGACCGCCGACACGCGATCATCGAGCTTCTGGCCAATGTTTCCGCTGTGGCCAAACAGCTGACCGGCATGGTGCACGACAATGAGCGCGAATTGGCTCCCGCTCTGGAAAAACTCAATGCAGTTGCCGCGATGCTGGAGAAGAACCGCGATGACATCGGCGCTGCATTGGCCGGGCTGGCGAAATTCTCGATCACTCAGGGCGAGATCGTGGCAAGCGGAAGCATCTACAACGCGTTCGTTCCGAACATGTCGATGCCGCCGATGCTGCAACCCTTCCTGGACTACGCCTTCGGATTCCGCAGGGGCGTGAACGCCGGCCAGCCGCCGGACAATGTGGGCCCGCGGGCTGAATTCCCTTTCCCTGTCAACGGTATCCCCGAAATCCCCCTCACCGCGATCCCCGGGGGGCAGCCGTGAACCGCCGCGGGCCAGCCGGGATCATCGCGGTGAGCCTGATAGGAATGCTGATCGCTGCCGGCGTCGTCGTGGTTCGGCAGTTGTTTTACGGCCCCAAGTCGATCACGGCGATCTTCAGCACTGCCTCCGGGATCTATCCCGGTGATGATGTGCGTGTCGTGGGGATCAAGGTCGGCCGCATCGAGTCCATTCAGCCGCAGGGACAACACACCAAGTTGGTCATGGCCGTTGACCGTGACGTCCCGGTGCCGATGGACGCCCACGCCATCATCGTCGCCCCCAACCTCGTCGCCGCCCGCTATGTCCAACTCACGCCCGCGTATGAGGACACGGGGCCGACGATGAGCGACGGCGCCGAGATCCCCGTTGACCGCACCGCCGTGCCGGTGGAGTGGGGTGAGGTGAAGACGCAACTCATGCGATTGGCAACGGAACTTGGCCCTTCAGGGGATGTCTCGAGCACTTCGGTAGGTCGATTCATCGACAGTGCCGCGACCGCAATGGGGGGCAACGGTGACAAGCTACGACGAACCCTGGCTGAGCTGGCCGGGGTGGGGCGCATCCTCGCGGAGGGCAGCGGCGACATCGTCTCCACGATCAAGAACCTGCAGATTTTCGTCAGCGCACTGCGTGACAGCGGCGAGCAGATCGTGCTTTTTCAGGATCGGTTGGCCACGCTGTCGAGCCTGCTGAACGACAACAGATCAGCGCTGGACGCGGCGCTGACGGATCTGTCCGATGCCATCGCAGATGTCCAGCGATTCGTGGCGGGCAGCCGCAACCAGACCTCCGAGCAGATCCAGCGGCTGGCCGGCATCACGCAGAATCTCGTCGACCACCGCTTGAGCGTCGAGAACATCCTCCACGTGGCACCCAACGGAATCGCCAACGGATACAACATCTACAACCCGGACACCGGTGCCGTCTCGGGCGCATTCGTGATCAACAACTTCTCGAGTCCCGTTCACTTCATCTGCTCTGCAATCAGTGCCGTCGAGAACATCACCAGCCCGGAAACCGCGAAGCTATGCGCGCAATACCTTGGACCGGCGCTGCGACAGCTCAACTTCAACGGGGTGCCGATGCCGATAAACCCGTACCTGCGGAAGTCGGCGAGCCCGGAGAACCTCATCTACACCGATCCTGCCCTGGCACCGGGCGACGGGAAGCCTGATCCCGGACCGCAGGAGATGCCGCCGGTGGTGTCGGCCTTCACCGGGGCAGGTGATGTGGAGCCTCCGCCCGGATACGGGCTGCCTCTCGCAGTGGCACCAGGACCCGCGGCTCCAGATCATCTGCCGGCCGCCCCCTCGCCCGCGTTGTTCCCCGGCGCACCGGTGCCGCCGTCGCCCGGGCTGCCGCAAATGCTGCTTCCGGCAGAAGGACAATCCCGGTGAACGGTCCGAAAGCGCTTGTGCGGCTGTTCACCGCAATCGGTACCGCGATCACCGTCGCGGGATGCGCCTTCCAGGGCTGGAATTCGGTCCCGCTGCCCGGTGCGGTCGGGCGCGGATCTGATGCCGCCATCTACCATGTGCAGATCGCCGACGTCGGTACACTGGAGTCCAATTCGCCGGTGATGGTCGACGATGTCATCGTCGGCAGTGTCGGCAAGATGACGGTTCGTGAATGGCGTGCCGAGGTGGAGATCTCAGTCAAGCCCGACGTCAGCGTGCCGGGCAATGCGGTCGCCACCGTGGGACAAACCAGCCTGCTCGGATCCATGCACCTGGCGCTCAACCCGCCGATCGGACAACCGCCGGTGGGCCGCCTCGAACCGGGCGCGACGATCCCGCTGAACAGGTCGGCAGCGTATCCCTCCACCGAGCAGACACTGGCCGCGTTGTCGGCTGTCGTCAACGGGGGCGGATTGGGTCAGATCGGCGATATCATCCACAATTTCAACGCGGCCATGAGCGGTCGTGAAGGCGCCATCCGAGACCTGCTGACCCAAGTCGACATGTTCGTCCTCACGCTGGACAGGCAGCGCGATGCCCTTATCGCATCGATACGCGAACTGGATCGATTCGCCGGTGAACTCGTTGAGCAGAGTGACGTCATCGAACTGGCGCTGCAACGCATTCCAGCAGCACTCGACGTCCTGATCCGCGAACGGCCGAACTTCACGACAGCATTGGACCGACTACGGGTGTTGAGCGACACCGCGACTACCCTCGTCGTCGACACCAAGGACGAAATCGTCACCAATCTGCACAATCTCGAACCGACCGTCCGAGCGGTTGCCGATGTCGGTGGGAGCCTGGCCCAAGCTCTCGGATACGTGACGACGTTCCCCTATACCCAAAACCTTATCGATCGTGCCATCCGTGGCGACTTCATGAATCTGTACGCCGTGATCGACCTCACGGTGCCGCGGCTCAAGCGGACCCTTTTCCTGGGCACGCGCTGGGGTGAGGAGGGCTCGAAAGTCATTCCTGCACCAGGAGATCCGGAATGGATGCAGTACTCGTACTCACCGCTCGAACTGGGCATCAGTGGAACGGTCGGGGACGAAGCGACTCCGCGAGTGCCGCCGGAAGGAGCACGGTCGCCGGTCACAGGGCCGGTGTTGCCGGTCGCGCCGCGTGAGAAATCGCTACCGCTGGTCCATACGAGCCCGCAGATCTTCGCCGGTCCGTACCCAACCGCCGGGACACCGATGCCAGGGAGCGAGGGCTGATGCTGACGCGCTTCGTCCGGACTCAGTTGATCATCTTCGTGATTGCATCGGTTGTCGGTGTCACGGTCATGGTCGTCAAGTACATGCAAGTTCCGACCCTGCTGGGTATCGGGCGAATTATCGTGACGATGGAGTTGCCTGCCTCCGGCGGCCTCTACCGGTTCAGCAATGTGACATACAGGGGTTCGCAGATCGGCAAGGTCACCGACCTTCGACTCACCCGCACCGGCGCTGAAGCCACGCTGTCCTTGGACACCTCGCCGAGAATTCCCGAGGATCTCCAGGCTGCGGTGCGTAACGTCTCCGCTGTCGGCGAACAGTATGTGGACTTGCGACCCAATACCGATTCGGGACCGTATCTCCAGGACGGATCCGTGATCCCGGTGCGACGCACCAACCTTCCGCAGCCGATCGGTCCGGTGCTGAACCGGGTCGAGAGCCTGGTGGACAGCATCCCGGAAGCCAAGCTCGGTGAGCTGCTCGACGAGTCGTTCAAGGCCTTCAACGGCAGCGGTTACGACTTCGGCTCACTTGTGGATTCGTTCTCCATTCTCGCCGGAGACCTCAAAGCGGTTGCCGGCCAGACTCGTACGCTGATCGATGACAGCGTTCCCTTGCTGGATGTGCAGGCGCAGTCGGCAGATTCGATGCGCTCGTGGATACGGAATCTTGCCGGCGTAACCGGTCAGCTACGCGAGAACGACCCGCAGATACGAACAATCCTGAACTCAGGACCCGGTCTCGCGCACGAGGTCTCGGCGCTGCTGACCGCGGTGCAGCCGACCCTGCCGATATTGCTGGCCAACCTGGCGACGATCGGTCAGATTCTGGTGACGTACAACCCGTCTCTCGAGCAGCTGCTCGTTCTGCTGCCACCACATATCGCCGCCACCCAGTCGCAGGGCGCCGCGAACAACGCCACC
This region includes:
- a CDS encoding MCE family protein; the protein is MNRRGPAGIIAVSLIGMLIAAGVVVVRQLFYGPKSITAIFSTASGIYPGDDVRVVGIKVGRIESIQPQGQHTKLVMAVDRDVPVPMDAHAIIVAPNLVAARYVQLTPAYEDTGPTMSDGAEIPVDRTAVPVEWGEVKTQLMRLATELGPSGDVSSTSVGRFIDSAATAMGGNGDKLRRTLAELAGVGRILAEGSGDIVSTIKNLQIFVSALRDSGEQIVLFQDRLATLSSLLNDNRSALDAALTDLSDAIADVQRFVAGSRNQTSEQIQRLAGITQNLVDHRLSVENILHVAPNGIANGYNIYNPDTGAVSGAFVINNFSSPVHFICSAISAVENITSPETAKLCAQYLGPALRQLNFNGVPMPINPYLRKSASPENLIYTDPALAPGDGKPDPGPQEMPPVVSAFTGAGDVEPPPGYGLPLAVAPGPAAPDHLPAAPSPALFPGAPVPPSPGLPQMLLPAEGQSR
- a CDS encoding MCE family protein, with the translated sequence MRLFTAIGTAITVAGCAFQGWNSVPLPGAVGRGSDAAIYHVQIADVGTLESNSPVMVDDVIVGSVGKMTVREWRAEVEISVKPDVSVPGNAVATVGQTSLLGSMHLALNPPIGQPPVGRLEPGATIPLNRSAAYPSTEQTLAALSAVVNGGGLGQIGDIIHNFNAAMSGREGAIRDLLTQVDMFVLTLDRQRDALIASIRELDRFAGELVEQSDVIELALQRIPAALDVLIRERPNFTTALDRLRVLSDTATTLVVDTKDEIVTNLHNLEPTVRAVADVGGSLAQALGYVTTFPYTQNLIDRAIRGDFMNLYAVIDLTVPRLKRTLFLGTRWGEEGSKVIPAPGDPEWMQYSYSPLELGISGTVGDEATPRVPPEGARSPVTGPVLPVAPREKSLPLVHTSPQIFAGPYPTAGTPMPGSEG
- a CDS encoding MCE family protein translates to MLKYRGSHLPRAGVIGVVVIILTIAVGLQPERLLSWATDVRYHALFAEAGGLAPGNDVSVSGTKVGLVQDISLQRGKALVTFTVDGRVPLGSQTTAHIRTGSLLGKRKLTLESDGQEALRPLSTIPLSQTSSPYSLTDAVGELTTNVAGTDTQMLNQSLDMLSTTIDQVAPQLGPTFDGLSRLSQSLNNRNGLLGDLLKGASDVSGVLSEQSRRINALILNANDLLEVFNDRRHAIIELLANVSAVAKQLTGMVHDNERELAPALEKLNAVAAMLEKNRDDIGAALAGLAKFSITQGEIVASGSIYNAFVPNMSMPPMLQPFLDYAFGFRRGVNAGQPPDNVGPRAEFPFPVNGIPEIPLTAIPGGQP
- a CDS encoding MCE family protein — encoded protein: MLTRFVRTQLIIFVIASVVGVTVMVVKYMQVPTLLGIGRIIVTMELPASGGLYRFSNVTYRGSQIGKVTDLRLTRTGAEATLSLDTSPRIPEDLQAAVRNVSAVGEQYVDLRPNTDSGPYLQDGSVIPVRRTNLPQPIGPVLNRVESLVDSIPEAKLGELLDESFKAFNGSGYDFGSLVDSFSILAGDLKAVAGQTRTLIDDSVPLLDVQAQSADSMRSWIRNLAGVTGQLRENDPQIRTILNSGPGLAHEVSALLTAVQPTLPILLANLATIGQILVTYNPSLEQLLVLLPPHIAATQSQGAANNATGIAQGDFALTMGDPTPCTVGYLPPSAWRSPSDTSDADTPDGLYCKLPQDSPIAVRGARNYPCMEHPGKRAPTVEICNSDKPFMPLAMRQHALGPYPIDPSLVAQGIPPDDRIDVDDRIHAPVAGTPMPPAAPPPSGAEAVGGATPVTPSAVGQSPSGRDEVTVATYDPWTGRYLGADHRVYEQGGLAPDSLPKSWKELMPT